In Anaerolineae bacterium, the sequence GCATCACGTCCAAGCTGTCCACCTTTTCCTTACGCTGGAAGGCGGCTTCGGGGATGAGTTGGTGTTTGATGGCCACGGCCAGGGTTTCGGTTTTGATGTAATCGGCCCAATCGCGGAACACGCGGTGCAGGCCGCCCTCGGTTTGGTAGTAGATGGTGATTTTGTCGGCAATGTCGAACTCA encodes:
- a CDS encoding isoleucine--tRNA ligase — protein: LVQTQPAEGLAVAADKVVTVGVDVVITDELAAEGLAREVVRRIQNMRKDAEFDIADKITIYYQTEGGLHRVFRDWADYIKTETLAVAIKHQLIPEAAFQRKEKVDSLDVMLGVKREV